One Oenanthe melanoleuca isolate GR-GAL-2019-014 chromosome 3, OMel1.0, whole genome shotgun sequence DNA segment encodes these proteins:
- the ASXL2 gene encoding putative Polycomb group protein ASXL2, with the protein MREKSRRKKGRTWAEAARTVLEKYPNTPMSHKEILQVIQKEGLKEISGTSPLACLNAMLHTNSRGEEGIFYKVPGRMGVYTLKKDIPDGLKELSEGSEESSDGHSDSPSSEHSSSSSDGCATKEGKRSRWKRKVSSRLAPTGSPQAACPSPSIPGKGLSSSQKHSKKALKQALKQQQQKQQQQQQCRAGMAPGMAPGMALPSSQHVLLKAKASTASKPGWEGKQADGHSSSPPNSTSSSCPSVKLENSLPGLPKKPFPRSDRLHARQLKRARCADIDVETPDSILVNTNLRALINKHTFSLLPPECQQRLLLLLPDVDRQVGADGLMKLSSSALNNEFFTSAAQGWKERLSEGEFTPEMQLRIRQELEKEKKVELWKEHFFESYYGQSSGLSPEESRLLTAQPEAEPARPRSPPAPPRGQGTAQPGPGPAASRGAAQEAGEQPRAARGSEEPQPRPARGSEASPERRTARPPGETLPQKALGGSRQQPEEQSKAGPAKESLGAPSKPKSPQAAEGAAKAPSPAATPGTAERKAQPMEVGVEAPKRKVESREEAPGTPEKKPRVSEPCQQQQQQQQQQQQQQQPQAFRKQPFPGTGPAVPRVPPLKIPVSRISPMPFPAGPRCPLSLGPAARTGARTLADIKARAQQAKAQRAAAAAAAAGGAVPGPGPGGGGGRPPGTPGGGGGAGGFLPHAPQAERRAEPGAARRPAGAQLQPAAPLAAPAVGNGTGAAASGDRAGTAPPAPARGEPAAGNGAGCGTVTPGASTVTPGTATVTPGTATVTPGASTVTPGTATVTPGTAMVTPGTATGTPGTAMVTSGTSTVPPGTATVTPGTSVVTPATPTVTPGAPTVTPATPTVTPGAPTVTPGAPTATPGTGTAAAGTGCDLSKSQSPSPPGCSLPPAAPAGAGAVPVAASSSSSVAASLKSAPGGAAARASSSIPANNPLVTQLLQGKSVPLEQILPRALSRAELRAVPGAAPEEQGPAGSGAGTVPPQQLGRLLCHSRPAPPVPRTALPAGREPGAEQQQQQQQCHEALSKSTQEQILQTLIQRVQRQNVLPVPQPSQLSLPHSGFPAESGCSSQRFMLGFTGRRTCRPAMSGHYLLNVSTYGRGSESLRRGSLGLSSPAGGARAEPGRCGDTGGSSDGDTDEESCGDEREPRAGPGERERGSPGPAEPGCPGSRDRAPELARDLLQAAQEQMAQAVRGKGQGSAEPPSPSPEPAQPPLLPAPRPPKLLGPSYSGTINVSTSPGVGQASLVGESGSMGNVMSFSVTVTAIPAGQAGSSGPGLAVPPFAEDGAAEEPPAKCYCRLKAMIMCQGCGAFCHDDCIGPSKLCVSCLVVR; encoded by the exons GTCCTGGAGAAATATCCCAACACACCCATGAGCCATAAAGAGATCCTTCAAGTGATCCAGAAAGAAGGACTGAAGGAAATCAG TGGCACCTCCCCCCTGGCCTGCCTCAATGCCATGCTGCACACCAACTCCCGGGGAGAGGAGGGCATCTTCTACAAGGTCCCAGGACGGATGGGGGTCTACACCCTGAAG AAGGACATCCCAGATGGGCTGAAGGAGCTGTCAGagggctctgaggagagcagtgATGGCCACTCAGACTCGCCGAGCTcggagcacagcagctccagcagcgaCGGCTGCGCCACCAAGGAGGGCAAGAGGAGCAGGTGGAAAAGGAAAG TCTCGTCCCGCCTGGCCCCCACGGGCTCCCCCCAGGCTGCCTGTCcctccccatccatcccaggcaagggcctctcctcctcccagaAGCACAGCAAGAAAGCTCTCAAACAG gccctgaagcagcagcagcagaagcagcagcagcagcagcagtgccgGGCAGGGATGGCCCCAGGGATGGCCCCAGGGATGGCTCTGCCCTCCAGCCAGCACGTGCTGCTCAAGGCCaaggccagcacagccagcaagCCAG gctgggaagggaagcaggCAGATGGACATTCCAGCAGCCCCCCAAACTCcacatccagctcctgcccctcgGTGAAGCTGGAGaactccctgccagggctgcccaagAAGCCCTTCCCGAGGTCTGACAGGCTCCATGCAC ggcagctgaAGAGAGCGCGCTGCGCCGACATCGACGTGGAGACGCCCGACTCCATCCTGGTGAACACCAACCTGAGGGCCCTGATCAACAAGCACACCTTCAGCCTGCTGCCCCCCGAGTGCCAGCAgcgcctgctgctgctgctgcccgaCGTGGACAGGCAG gTTGGGGCTGACGGGCTGATgaagctcagcagctctgctctcaaCAATGAGTTCTTCACAtcagctgcacagggctggaaggagaggCTGTCAGAAG GAGAGTTCACCCCAGAGATGCAGCTGCGGATCcggcaggagctggagaaggagaagaaggtgGAGCTGTGGAAGGAGCACTTCTTTGAGAGCTACTATGGGCAGAG ctctgggctgagccccGAGGAGTCGCGGCTGCTGACAGCCCAGCCCGAGGCAgagcccgcccggccccgcagccccccggccccgccccgggggCAGGGcacggcacagcccggcccggggccAGCGGccagcaggggagcagcccaggaggccggagagcagcccagggcagccaggggcAGCgaggagccccagcccaggccGGCCAGGGGCAGCGAGGCGTCCCCGGAGCGGCGCACGGCGAGACCCCCCGGAGAGACCCTGCCCCAAAAAGCCCTGggtggcagcaggcagcagccagaggagcagagcaaggctggGCCAGCCAAGGAGAGCCTGGGTGCCCCCAGCAAACCAAAGAGCCCCCAGGCAGCTGAAGGAGCGGCCAAGGCACCCAGCCCCGCGGCCACCCCGGGCACGGCGGAGAGGAAAGCCCAGCCCATGGAGGTCGGAGTGGAGGCCCCCAAGAGGAaggtggagagcagggaggaggctCCAGGCACCCCTGAGAAGAAGCCCCGTGTGtcagagccctgccagcagcagcagcagcagcagcagcagcagcagcagcagcagcagccccaggcctTTCGGAAGCAGCCCTTTCCTGGCACGGGGCCGGCGGTGCCGCGGGTGCCCCCGCTCAAg ATCCCCGTGTCCCGGATCTCGCCGATGCCCTTTCCCGCGGGCCCGCGCTGCCCGCTGTCCCTCGGCCCCGCCGCCAGGACCGGGGCCAGGACCCTGGCGGACATCAAGGCCCGGGCGCAGCAGGCCAAGGCTCAGCGGGcagcggccgccgccgccgccgccgggggaGCCGtgccgggcccgggcccgggcgggggcggggggagaCCCCCGGGCACCCCTGGAGGCGGGGGAGGTGCCGGAGGGTTCCTGCCCCACGCCCCCCAGGCGGAGAGGCGGGCGGAGCCGGGAGCTGCTCGCCgtcctgctggagcacagctaCAGCCTGCGGCCCCTCTGGCTGCCCCGGCCGTAGGGAATGGCACCGGGGCCGCCGCCAGCGGGGACAGGGCGgggacagcccctcctgccccggCCCGCGGGGAGCCTGCGGCTGGGAACggggctggctgtggcacagTGACCCCAGGAGCATCCACggtgacaccagggacagccacggtgacaccagggacagccacagtgACCCCAGGAGCATCCACggtgacaccagggacagccACGGTGACCCCAGGGACAGCCATGGTgaccccagggacagccacagggACCCCTGGAACAGCCATGGTGACCTCAGGAACATCCACTGTGCCACCAGGAACAGCCACGGTGACACCAGGAACATCCGTGGTGACTCCAGCAACACCCACAGTGACACCAGGAGCACCCACGGTGACACCAGCAACACCCACAGTGACACCAGGAGCACCCACGGTGACACCAGGAGCACCCACGGCGACCCCAGGGACGGGCACGGCCGCAGCAGGGACGGGCTGTGACCTTTCCAAAAGCCAATCTCCCTCCCCCCcgggctgctccctgccccccgcggccccggccggagctggggctgtgcccgtggcagcctccagcagctcctcggTCGCAGCCAGCCTTAAATCCGCtcccggcggggccgcggccaGGGCGAGCTCCAGCATTCCTGCCAACAACCCTTTGGTGACGCAGCTGCTGCAAGGCAAGAGCGTGCccctggagcagatcctgccGCGGGCgctcagcagggcagagctgcgAGCCGtgcccggggccgctcccgaGGAGCAGGGgccggccgggagcggggccgggaccgTGCCCCCGCAGCAGCTCGGGAGgctcctgtgccacagcaggcCCGCGCCTCCCGTGCCAAGGACCGCGCTGCCCGCGGGGAGGGAGCCcggtgctgagcagcagcagcagcagcagcagtgccacgAGGCGCTGAGCAAATCCACGCAGGAGCAGATCCTGCAGACCCTCATCCAGAGGGTGCAGAGGCAGAACGTGCTGCCCGTCCCTCAGCCCTCGCAGCTGAGCCTCCCGCACTCAGGTTTCCCCGCGGAGAgcggctgcagcagccagaggttCATGCTGGGCTTCACGGGCAGGAGGACATGCAGGCCCGCCATGTCCGGCCACTACCTGCTCAACGTGTCCACCTACGGGCGCGGCTCGGAGAGCCTGAGGaggggctccctggggctgagcagccccgCCGGGGGCGCCCGGGCGGAGCCGGGGCGCTGCGGGGACACGGGCGGCAGCAGCGACGGGGACACGGATGAGGAGAGCTGCGGGGACGAGCGGGagccgcgggcggggccgggggagcgggagcggggaTCGCCCGGGCCTGCAGAGCCCGGCTGCCcggggagcagggacagggcgCCGGAGCTGGCCCGGGACCTGCTGCAGGCGGCGCAGGAGCAGATGGCCCAGGCCGTGCGGGGCAAGGGCCAGGGCAGCGcggagccccccagcccctccccagagCCGGCGCAGCCCCCGCTGctgcccgccccgcgcccccccaAGCTGCTGGGGCCCAGCTACAGCGGCACCATCAACGTCTCCACCTCGCCCGGCGTGGGCCAGGCCTCGCTGGTGGGCGAGAGCGGCTCCATGGGCAACGTCATGTCCTTCTCGGTGACCGTCACCGCCATCCCCGCCGGGCAGGCCGGCAGCTCCGGGCCGGGCCTGGCGGTGCCGCCGTTCGCCGAGGACGGCGCGGCGGAGGAGCCGCCCGCCAAGTGCTACTGCAGGTTGAAAGCCATGATCATGTGCCAGGGCTGCGGCGCCTTCTGCCACGACGACTGCATCGGGCCCTCCAAGCTGTGCGTGTCCTGCCTGGTGGTGCGGTAG